The DNA window CTCACGTTCGTCCTGCGGCAGGGCATGGCGCTCGGGGTGGCGTACGGGATCTGGGGCGCCACCGGCGTCGCGGCCACCGCGCTGCTGTCGGCGGTGCTCTTCGGTGAACCGCTGACGGCACTGATGGTCGCCGGCCTGGTGCTCGTCATCGTCGGCGTTCTGATCGTCGAACTCGGTGCCCAGGCGGCCCGCGCTCGTCCGCGGGAGCCCGAACCGCGACGACACGAGTACACGCGATGACGGCCTGGATGTTCCTGTTCGGGGCCATCGCGTCGGAGATCGGCGCGACGATGTCGCTGAGGGTCGCCGCACTGGGCCGGCCACGGTGGTACGCCGTGGTCGGTCTCGGCTACGTCGCCGCCTTCGCGCTCCTGTCCGCCGCCCTGGCCCACGGCCTCGGCATCGGTGTCGCGTACGGCGTCTGGTCCGCCGTCGGCATCGCCGCGACCGCCGTCCTGAGCCGAATCGTATTCCGGGAACCGTTCACTGCCCTCATGGGCGTCGGCGTGGCCGTCATCGTCGGGGGAGTGCTGCTCGTCGAACTCGGTGCTCAATCAGGACCGTAGTTGTCCGCAATCGTTCGTAACGTCGTTGTCGTAGATCACCCGACGGAAGGACGATTCGATGACCCAGCACCAGCACACCGCCACCGCCAGCACCGGCGAACGCGCCGACATCCTGGCGCTGCTCGCAGACCAACGGCACAACTTCCTCATCACGATGCGGGGGCTGGACGAGGAACAGGCGCGGGCGCGCACCACCGTCAGTGAACTCACGCTCGGCGGGCTCCTCACTCATCTCGCGCACACCGAACGGCACTGGGTACGAACCCTCCGTGAGCGCGACGAGACCGCCACGTTCGACATGGAGGCGGCGATGGAGCAGTACCGAATGGCGGACGACACGACCGTCGCGCAACTGCTCGCGGAGTACACGGAGGCCGCCGCCGCCACGGACGCCGCGGTGGTCGAACTCGACGACCTCGACCTGCCGATTCCCCTGCCCACCGCGCCCTGGGCGCCGGAACGCCAGTGGTGGTCGGCGCGCCGGGTGCTGCTGCACCTGTTGCGTGAGACCGCCCAGCATTCGGGTCACGCGGACATCATTCGCGAATCCCTGGACGGTGCGAACACCACCCGGCAGATGGGCGCCGACGCCGGCATGGAGTTCTGACGCCGCGAACCGCCACGGCGGCGCCGCGCGGGCGGTCATACTGGTCCGAGTACCGCCTCTCGACGCGAGGAGGACGCCGATGTGTCGGTTGTTCGGAATGTCCGCGGCGCCGCACCGCGTGCACGCCACGTTCTGGCTGCTCGAGGCCGAGGACAGTCTCGCGGAGCAGAGTCGCCGCATGCCCGACGGCACGGGACTGGGGACCTTCAACCCGGAGGGGGCACCGCGGGTCGAGAAGCAGCCGCTGGCCGCGTACGAGGACCCGCAGTTCGCCCGCGAGGCCAAGGACCGGGAATCGCGCACGTTCGTGGCGCACGTCCGCTACGCGACGACCGGGGAATCCGTGGCGGTCAACACCCACCCGTTCGAGCAGAAGGGGCGGCTCTTCGCCCACAACGGGGTGGTGGAGGACCTGCCCGCCCTCGAGGACGAACTCGGCTCGTACCGCGATCTGGTCCGCGGCGACACCGACTCCGAGCGCTTCTTCGCGTTGATCACCCGCCGGATCGACGAGCACGACGGCGACGTGGCGGCGGGCATCGCGTCCGCGGTCGGGTGGATCGCCGACAACCTGCGCATGCTGGCCATCAACTTCGTCATGGTCAGCGACGACGAGATGTGGGCGTTCCGCTACCCCGACACGCACGACCTGCTGGTGTTGCTCCGCCACCCCGGCGGGACCGGCGGGCGCCGGCATCTGGACCACGCGAGCGCCGCGGGCACGGTGCGGGCCCGATCCGGTGCGCTCGCGACACTGCCTGCCGTCGTGGTCGCCACCGAACAGATGGACGAGGACCCGGCCTGGGAGTCGCTGTGCCCCGGTGAACTGCTGCACGTCGGGCCGAAGCTCGAGGTGTCGCGCACCGTGATCCTGGACCGGGCGCCGGCGCACCGACTCACGCTCGACGACCTGACCGGCCACGCGGCCGCCGCCCAGGCGCCGAGCCCCCGCTAGCGGCGCCTCACGCCCGTCGTGCCCGGATCTCGAATCCGGCGTCGCGGAGCCGGCCGACCAGCACGTCGCCCAGCGCGGTCGCCGGGGTGAGGACGCCGCCGGGCGTCTCGGGCAGAGCGTCGCGGTCGAGCGCGAGGGCGAGCGCGGACTCGCCGAACATCACTGCCGTCGCAGCGTATCCGGGATCCCCCTTCGCGGCGAACCGGACCGTGTACCGGGCGCCCGTCGTCGTCCGGCCGTAGATGTCGATCGTGAAGTGGCCCTTGGTGCGGGACTGCTCACCCGGGCCCTGGCCGGGCTTGGGCAGCACCCGGTCCAGCACCCAGCGCGTCGGTGGGAACGCCAGCCCGGCCACGAGCGCGCCCATCCCGACCGCGACCCCGCCGGCGAGCACCGGCGACACCGGCGACGACCCCACGTTCATGACCTCGCGGTACCGGAACTGCTTGCCGTAGGAGTGTCCGGTGAGCGCGTTGCTGCGACGGACCACGCGGGTGTTGTACGGCCCCATGAAGAACGGCGCCTTCCAACCGGAGAGTTCGGGTGCGATGTCCCGGCCGCGCGCGAGCGCCAGATCCGCCTGCCGACCCAGGTCGGGTTCGGCCGCGCGATCAGGACTGAGCGAGTACGGCGAGGCAGTCAGGCGGCGCAGCGCCGCATCACGCTTGGTGACGTCGATCTGGGTGCGCAGCGAGTCGACGGTGCCGCCGCTGACGCCGCCGCGCATCGAGGTCACGACGAGCGTCGTGTCGGTGAGCTCACCCGCGCCGTCCTGCTGGACCTGACGGTGCAGGGCGTGAACGCCGAGGTCGGACGGGATCGAGTCGAACCCACAGGAGTGCACGATGCGCGCACCACTGGCGGTGGCGGTCTCGTGGAACCGATCGATGCTCTCGCGCGCGAACGGGGTCTCGCCC is part of the Rhodococcus sp. SGAir0479 genome and encodes:
- a CDS encoding DMT family transporter; this translates as MTAWMFLFGAIASEIGATMSLRVAALGRPRWYAVVGLGYVAAFALLSAALAHGLGIGVAYGVWSAVGIAATAVLSRIVFREPFTALMGVGVAVIVGGVLLVELGAQSGP
- a CDS encoding mycothiol transferase, which encodes MTQHQHTATASTGERADILALLADQRHNFLITMRGLDEEQARARTTVSELTLGGLLTHLAHTERHWVRTLRERDETATFDMEAAMEQYRMADDTTVAQLLAEYTEAAAATDAAVVELDDLDLPIPLPTAPWAPERQWWSARRVLLHLLRETAQHSGHADIIRESLDGANTTRQMGADAGMEF
- a CDS encoding saccharopine dehydrogenase family protein, which gives rise to MTTRTRDLDVVVYGATGFVGKLVAEYLARNAPADTRIGLAGRSVDRLEKTRRALGPAAAEWPLLRVDATDEASLAELAATTHVVATTVGPYAKYGLPLVRACAEAGTDYVDLTGETPFARESIDRFHETATASGARIVHSCGFDSIPSDLGVHALHRQVQQDGAGELTDTTLVVTSMRGGVSGGTVDSLRTQIDVTKRDAALRRLTASPYSLSPDRAAEPDLGRQADLALARGRDIAPELSGWKAPFFMGPYNTRVVRRSNALTGHSYGKQFRYREVMNVGSSPVSPVLAGGVAVGMGALVAGLAFPPTRWVLDRVLPKPGQGPGEQSRTKGHFTIDIYGRTTTGARYTVRFAAKGDPGYAATAVMFGESALALALDRDALPETPGGVLTPATALGDVLVGRLRDAGFEIRARRA
- a CDS encoding class II glutamine amidotransferase, whose translation is MCRLFGMSAAPHRVHATFWLLEAEDSLAEQSRRMPDGTGLGTFNPEGAPRVEKQPLAAYEDPQFAREAKDRESRTFVAHVRYATTGESVAVNTHPFEQKGRLFAHNGVVEDLPALEDELGSYRDLVRGDTDSERFFALITRRIDEHDGDVAAGIASAVGWIADNLRMLAINFVMVSDDEMWAFRYPDTHDLLVLLRHPGGTGGRRHLDHASAAGTVRARSGALATLPAVVVATEQMDEDPAWESLCPGELLHVGPKLEVSRTVILDRAPAHRLTLDDLTGHAAAAQAPSPR
- a CDS encoding DMT family transporter is translated as MLKWTLLAGAIVAEVSASLSLKAALDVPAWYVVVVVGYAAGFVLLTFVLRQGMALGVAYGIWGATGVAATALLSAVLFGEPLTALMVAGLVLVIVGVLIVELGAQAARARPREPEPRRHEYTR